The genomic DNA GGATGAGCCAACCCGCCATCAGTGCGGCACTGCAGCGCCTTCGCCACACCCTGGACGACGATCTCTTCGTGCGCACCCGCCAGGGCATGGTGCCCACCCCCAGGGCGCGCGAGCTACATCAGCGACTTGCCCCACAACTGGCATCCCTGCGGGACTCGCTGGATCCGGGCAACCGCTTTGATCCGGCCAGCAGCCGGCGCCAGTTCCGCCTGCTCAGCCTGGATTACTTCGAGATGGTGCTGCTGCCACCGTTGCTGCAGCGAATACGCCACCAGGCGCCGGATGTGATGCTGGAGATTGCTCCTGCCGGCGATGGCATGGCCGACGCCCTGCACAAGGCCCATGCCGACCTGGCCGTGGATTCGTTCGTCCCTGAAGACAGCCGACTGCACCGCAAGGTGCTGTTGGAGGAGAATCTGGTGGTAGTGGCACGCCGGGGACATCCGCAGATACAGGGTCGTTGCAGCAAATCCCGCTTTCTGAAAGCCGAACATGTGGTGCTGCCGGAGCGTAACCGGCGCCTGCCGCTGGACCTGATTCTCAATGCCCCCGGCTGGCAACGACGTGCCGGCGCCAAGGTTACCCAGTTTGCCAGCATGCTCGCCGTCAGCGCCCGGTCGGACATGATAGCCACCGTGCCGCAGCGCCTGGCCCACCACTATGCCGACGCCCTGCAACTGCAGGTCTTGCCCTTCCCGGTCGCCGTGCCGCCGGTACCCGTTTACATGGTCTGGCCCGCCGCCCTGGACAGGGATCCCGCCCATCGCTGGCTGCGCCAGCAACTGACCGATTCCGTGGCCACTGAACCTGCCCCTTGAATCCCTGTCTCACTATCACCATCTTAGTAGGCATATACGCCAAAACAGGACGCCCCATGGGTTTCGGTCGCATTTTCTTCTTCATCTTCGCTTTCGCCCTGCTGGAAGTGCTGGTACTGGCCAAGGTAGCCGGCATGATCGGCTGGCCGGTCACCATCGTCGCCACCGTGGTCACCGCCCTGCTGGGCAGCTACCTGTTTCGCCGCCAGGGGCTGGAGACCTGGGTGCGCCTGAACCAGCGCATGCAACAGGGCGACATGCCCGGCCAGGAAATGGTGGAAGGCATCATGCTGCTGCTCGGCGGCGCCCTGCTGATCACCCCGGGCTTCATCACCGATGCGGTGGGCTTCGCCCTGCTACTGCCAGGCTCCCGCCGCGCCATGGCCCGCAAAGTCGTCGAAAAAGGCACCCTGCAGGGTTTCACCACCATGCAAGGCGGCGGCTTCACTTACACCAGCTACACCCGACAGGGCCCCAACCCGTTCCAGCAGCCACCTCGCCGGGACAACGATGGCAATGTGACCATCGACGGGGAAGCCCACCGCACCGACGAACGCTAACCACGACGTCGGGGAAATCGCCTGGCGCCTGAGGTGACATGTTTAACCCGGTGCATCGACGGTTCTGCCGGTTCGCACGCCCTCCCCCACCCCTGCTAAACTCCGCGCCTTTCAACCGACCCAGCCCGCCCGGCGGAGGCGCCATGAGCCCGTTACTCAACCCGATCGTCTGGTCCGTGATTCTGCTCATGGGCCTGAGCATTGCGCGGATGAATGTGGTGCTTGCGCTGCTGTGCGCGGCGCTGGTGGCGGGAATGGGTAGCGGCCTGGATCTGGAAAGTACCCTGTCTGCCTTTGGCGATGGTCTGGGTGGCGGCGCCAATATTGCCCTGAGCTATGCCCTGCTCGGCGCCTTTGCGGTGGCCATCGCCCGCTCCGGCATCACCGAATGGCTAGCCGCACGGATTATCGCCCGGCTGGGCCGCACCCCGGCCCCGGACCAGCTGCGCCTGATTCGAACTCTGCTGCTCACGGTGCTGCTGGCCGCCGCCATCATGAGCCAGAACCTGGTACCCATTCATATCGCCTTTATCCCGATCCTGGTGCCACCGTTGCTGGAAGTGATGCACCAGTTACGACTGGACCGGCGACTGGCCGCCTGTGTTCTCACCTTCGGGTTGATCACCCCCTACATGGTATTGCCGGTGGGCTTCGGCAGTATTTTTCTGCATACCCAGCTCGGCCCCAGCCTGGCAAAAGCGGGCCTGGAGATTCCCAAAGGGGAGCTGCCACTGGCCATGCTGCTGCCCGCTGCGGGCATGGTGGTGGGCTTGATCCTGGCGTTCATCCGCTATCGCAAGCCCCGCGACTACCGGCCGGTTGAACTGCCGGGCGAAGAACAACACGCCTCGCTTTCCCCCCGCAACGTCATTGTCGCCGCCATCGCCCTGGCCGCTGCCCTCGCACTACAGCTTTACAGCGACTCCATTATTCTCGGAGCATTGGTCGGGTTTCTGGTGTTTACAGCGGGGGGTGTAGTGCCCTGGCGGGAATCCCAGGATGCCTTTACCCAGGGCGTAAAAATGATGTCCCTGATCGGCTTTATCATGATTGCTGCCAACGGCTATGCCGCCGTGGTCAGCGCCAGCGGACAGGTACCGTTACTGGTGGAAAGTGTGACCAGTGGCCTGCAAAGCCCACCGTTAGCGGCGGCGCTGCTATTGCTGCTCGGCCTGTTTGTGACACTGGGGATTGGCTCGTCGTTCTCCACCATTCCCATCATCACCACCCTGTATGTGCCGCTCTGCCTGGCGTTGGGCTTCTCCCCGCTGGCAACCGCCGCCCTGGTTGGCAGTGCGGCCGCACTGGGTGACGCCGGCTCACCGGCCTCGGACTCGACGCTAGGGCCCACCGCCGGCCTCAATGCGGATGGGCAACACGACCATATCCGCGATACGGTGATTCCCACCTTTGTGCATTACAACCTGCCGCTGATCGCCGCAGGCTGGCTAGCCGCCATGCTGCTCTGAATAGAGAGTCCGCCTACTTGACCGTTGGCGCCTTGCGCGCAAGGCGAACTTTTCGGGGATCGCTTTTTGACTGGCCTCTTTTCGCCTTGCGAACAAAGCTTCAAAGGCTTGGCAAAGTCTGCCAGAACCGGATTACTTGCTCTTCCACATCCGGGCCACCGCCTTGTCACTGCCCAACAGGCCCACCACTTCACACACCAGACCTACCGCCAGGAAAACAGCGACGGGAATCAGCCCGCCATACAGCTCAGCCACCAGCGTTGCCGCCAGGGCCCCGGTGGCAAGCACCAGAAACAAGGTACCGACCACAATCAGAATTTTTCGATGCGAGGGGCGATAGGCATAGCTGTCATCACCAGACTCGAAAGGGGTGAGAATGGGGGAGAAAACCTTGCGCAGAGACTCTTTCACTGGTTAACACCGATTACACGTTTTGATGGATACCCCACAAGCCGGTGAGGCGAAGAATAACGGCGCCACTGCATGGTGACGCGTGAAAATATTTCTACGATAAATCGCAAAAAGGCGCCACTGGCGCCTTTCTTTTACTTTCACCTTTCAACTCGCAACGCTCAACTGTTCTCCGCCGCGTCTTCTTCCGCCTTCAACTTGCGGTACTCAATCGGAGTCATGCCGACCCAGCGTTTGAAAGCCCGGTAAAACGTGGACGGTTCCGAGAAGCCGGTAAGATAAACGATTTCATCGATGGATTCCTCGGTACCGGCAAGAAGACGTTTGGCCAGGCGGCAACGATAATCAGCGACCAGCTGGTTGAAGTTGGTGCCAGCATCCGCAAGGCGAGTCCGTAACTGACGGGCCTTTATACCCAGGCGCTCGGCCACTTCTTCCAGGTTGGCATGGCCGGATTCCAGCAGCTCACCGATCAACCGATTGACCTGGGCCACCAGGTCCTGCTTTTCCAGGCGGGCCACCTGCTCACTGGCGAGCTGTTCGTGCAGGTGCAGCAGTTCCGGCTCATGATGGGCAGACGGCAAATTCATGACCCGGGCATCGAAGTACATGCCAATGCTCGGCATGTCGAATTTCACCGGGCAATCGAACAGGCGCTCGTATTCCTGTTTGTCTGCATGGCGGGTATGGCCAAAGTGCACTTCCAGCGGCTCGAAGGCGCCGTCGGTAACAAAGCGGAAAAATTTGATCACGCCCATCATCATGCATTCGTTGAGATGGCTGAGGCGTTTGCTCCAGATCATCTGTTTGAGGAAGACACGGTCGCCTTCTTCAAACAACTCCCCCTGGGCGGCGTCGGACAGCAGACGCTGGTAATCCAGAGCTCGCTTGAGGCCTTCGCCAAAGGTGGGGCTGGAAAGGAACAGGTATTCGAGCACCTGGCCTTTGTAGACTGGAATATGCTCACCCAGATGCAGGCCGATGTGTTCATCACCGGACACTTTCTCCAGGGCCTGCCAGAACCATTCCTGGGCGTCATGGGGCGTACGCAGGTCCGGTACCTGAAGGATGGATTTGTCGAGACCGACTTCTGCCAACACGGCATCGGCATCAATACCGGCGTTAATCATGGCCTTGTAGGCCATTCGCAACAGCACACCGGAATCTGTCATTTCTGCCATGCGTTCTGCCTTGTCCCCAAATAAAAAAAGCTACTCTCAGATCGACTGAGAGTAGCATAAGGATGGCAGGGCCGGAACCAGCGCAGGACCGGCCCGAACCAGGAGATCAGACCACCTTCGGGCAATCAGGCAGCCTTGCGGGTCTCTGACTCAGGTTCACGTGTCAGGGATACCACTTTGGCGCGCAAACCATTGAGCGGGCCATTCTTGCTGCCGCCTTCGGTTTTGCTGGGCAGAGACAGTTTGAAAATCCGCTTCCAGACGCTCAGGGACTGCTTCACGAAGGAGCCGGTGTTATACGGCAGGCCATGCTTTTCACAGATGGCACGGACTTCGGGAGCAATCCGGGCGTAACGGTGAGCCGGCAGATCGGGGAACAGGTGATGCTCGATCTGGAAGCTCAGGTTGCCGCTCATCACATGCATCAGACGACCGCCTTCGAAGTTGGCCGAGCCCAGCAGCTGGCGCACATACCACTGGCCGCGGGTCTCGTTCTCGATCACGGATTCCGGGAACTGCTCCACCTCTTCCGGGAAGTGACCGTTGTAGATCACCTGGGAAGACCACAGGTTGCGCGCCACATTGGCCGCCATGTTACCGGCGAACACGAAGGGAGCGAACGGACCCGCCAGGGCCGGGAACAGCAGGTAGTCCTTGACCAGCTGCTTACGCATCTTCTTCCAGGTCGGCTTGAACTCGGCCTTTACCTCTTCCTTGGTCTTGGTCTTGTAGATCAGGTAGTCCTCCAGCTTGAGGCTTTGTACCGCCACAAAGTGCTGGAAGAAGGTGGCCAGGATGCCTGCCAGGATCGGGTTGAACAGGAAGCGGGGCTCCCACTCCTGGTCTTCCGACATGCGCAGGATGCCGTAACCAATGTCATGGTCCTTGTCGAGCACGTTGGTGAACGTGTGGTGCTCGAAATTGTGGGTCTGCTTCCAGGCCGTGTTGGTGCAGGTGTTGTCCCAGTCAAAAACCTTGGAGTTAATGGCAGGGTCACCCATCCAGTCGTACTGGCCGTGCATCACGTTATGACCGATTTCCATGTTGTCCAGGATCTTGGAGGCGGACAGACAGGCCACACCGGCCAGCCATGCCGGCGGCAGGAAACCCGCCATCAGCAGGCCACGACCGGCAACTTCCAGGCGACGCTGACGCTTGATCAGGGTGCGGATGTAGTTAGCATCTTCTTCGCCCAGGTCAGCCATTTCACGATTACGGATGGCATCCAGTTCCTGGCCAATGGTCTCGAATTGTTCGGCGCTCAAGTTACTGAAAATACTCATGTGCTTTCTCCTTAAACCCGGTTTGAAGGTTCGTCTCAGGACGCTTCGGTTTGGGTGAATCCGTTTAGATGTCGAGTGTCACCGTGCCCACCGGCACGCTGACGCAAATTTGAATGTCTTCTTCGCCACTGGTGATCTCACCGGTGCGGATATCGCGCACTTCACCGGCCGTCTTGCGACAGGTACAGGCGTGACAGATACCCATGCGGCAACCGGATTCCGGGGTCAGCCCGGCGGACTCCGCCTGCTCCAGCAAGGTGGCACCATTATTGATGGCCATTTTCTCGCTCTGCACGAAACGCACTTCGCCTTCGGCACTGTCGCTTTCGATCTGCGGTGCGGCCAGGGTGAACTGCTCCTTGTGCAGGCGCTCTGCCAGACCGTCCTCTTCCCAGACTTTTTCCACCGCAGCCATCATCGGCGGCGGGCCACACAGAAAAGTGGTTGCCTGTGCAAATTCCGGCGCAGCAATGTACAAATGTTCACGGGAAAACAGGCCAGACAGTTCACCCTGTTCACCCTCATCATTGAAGCAGCGCACCAGAGTCACGTTGTCATGAGCCCGCGCAATCTCGTCCAGCTCGCTGGCGTAGATCATGTCGGCGGCGCTGTTGGCGTAATGCAGGAAGGTGATCGGGCCGCTGAAGCCTTCGTCACACAGGGTGCGCAGCATGGACATCACCGGGGTGATACCGCTGCCGCCACTGATCAGCAGCACCTGCTCCGGGCGCTGTTCCGGCAGCGCGAATTCGCCATCCGCCTGGGACAGCAGCACCACATCGCCAACACTCAGCTGTTCACGCAGATGGCGGGAAACAAAGCCGTTGGCGTGCACTTTGGCGGTCAACTCGATGCA from Alcanivorax sp. includes the following:
- a CDS encoding acyl-CoA desaturase; amino-acid sequence: MSIFSNLSAEQFETIGQELDAIRNREMADLGEEDANYIRTLIKRQRRLEVAGRGLLMAGFLPPAWLAGVACLSASKILDNMEIGHNVMHGQYDWMGDPAINSKVFDWDNTCTNTAWKQTHNFEHHTFTNVLDKDHDIGYGILRMSEDQEWEPRFLFNPILAGILATFFQHFVAVQSLKLEDYLIYKTKTKEEVKAEFKPTWKKMRKQLVKDYLLFPALAGPFAPFVFAGNMAANVARNLWSSQVIYNGHFPEEVEQFPESVIENETRGQWYVRQLLGSANFEGGRLMHVMSGNLSFQIEHHLFPDLPAHRYARIAPEVRAICEKHGLPYNTGSFVKQSLSVWKRIFKLSLPSKTEGGSKNGPLNGLRAKVVSLTREPESETRKAA
- a CDS encoding AraC family transcriptional regulator, which gives rise to MAEMTDSGVLLRMAYKAMINAGIDADAVLAEVGLDKSILQVPDLRTPHDAQEWFWQALEKVSGDEHIGLHLGEHIPVYKGQVLEYLFLSSPTFGEGLKRALDYQRLLSDAAQGELFEEGDRVFLKQMIWSKRLSHLNECMMMGVIKFFRFVTDGAFEPLEVHFGHTRHADKQEYERLFDCPVKFDMPSIGMYFDARVMNLPSAHHEPELLHLHEQLASEQVARLEKQDLVAQVNRLIGELLESGHANLEEVAERLGIKARQLRTRLADAGTNFNQLVADYRCRLAKRLLAGTEESIDEIVYLTGFSEPSTFYRAFKRWVGMTPIEYRKLKAEEDAAENS
- a CDS encoding LysR substrate-binding domain-containing protein → MKLNLRSIDLNLLPVFDAIMEAGQLSRAADQLGMSQPAISAALQRLRHTLDDDLFVRTRQGMVPTPRARELHQRLAPQLASLRDSLDPGNRFDPASSRRQFRLLSLDYFEMVLLPPLLQRIRHQAPDVMLEIAPAGDGMADALHKAHADLAVDSFVPEDSRLHRKVLLEENLVVVARRGHPQIQGRCSKSRFLKAEHVVLPERNRRLPLDLILNAPGWQRRAGAKVTQFASMLAVSARSDMIATVPQRLAHHYADALQLQVLPFPVAVPPVPVYMVWPAALDRDPAHRWLRQQLTDSVATEPAP
- a CDS encoding FxsA family protein — its product is MGFGRIFFFIFAFALLEVLVLAKVAGMIGWPVTIVATVVTALLGSYLFRRQGLETWVRLNQRMQQGDMPGQEMVEGIMLLLGGALLITPGFITDAVGFALLLPGSRRAMARKVVEKGTLQGFTTMQGGGFTYTSYTRQGPNPFQQPPRRDNDGNVTIDGEAHRTDER
- a CDS encoding ferredoxin reductase; its protein translation is MNAMTQTSSRFQQGLTRLLQSRVADILSYPHGVDRYLEVFNPLWSVNEVRAKVEAVRYLTEDSVTLTLRPNHNWEGFTPGQFVQLSVTINGKRQTRCYSPANSLHRADGCIELTAKVHANGFVSRHLREQLSVGDVVLLSQADGEFALPEQRPEQVLLISGGSGITPVMSMLRTLCDEGFSGPITFLHYANSAADMIYASELDEIARAHDNVTLVRCFNDEGEQGELSGLFSREHLYIAAPEFAQATTFLCGPPPMMAAVEKVWEEDGLAERLHKEQFTLAAPQIESDSAEGEVRFVQSEKMAINNGATLLEQAESAGLTPESGCRMGICHACTCRKTAGEVRDIRTGEITSGEEDIQICVSVPVGTVTLDI
- a CDS encoding Na+/H+ antiporter NhaC family protein — encoded protein: MSPLLNPIVWSVILLMGLSIARMNVVLALLCAALVAGMGSGLDLESTLSAFGDGLGGGANIALSYALLGAFAVAIARSGITEWLAARIIARLGRTPAPDQLRLIRTLLLTVLLAAAIMSQNLVPIHIAFIPILVPPLLEVMHQLRLDRRLAACVLTFGLITPYMVLPVGFGSIFLHTQLGPSLAKAGLEIPKGELPLAMLLPAAGMVVGLILAFIRYRKPRDYRPVELPGEEQHASLSPRNVIVAAIALAAALALQLYSDSIILGALVGFLVFTAGGVVPWRESQDAFTQGVKMMSLIGFIMIAANGYAAVVSASGQVPLLVESVTSGLQSPPLAAALLLLLGLFVTLGIGSSFSTIPIITTLYVPLCLALGFSPLATAALVGSAAALGDAGSPASDSTLGPTAGLNADGQHDHIRDTVIPTFVHYNLPLIAAGWLAAMLL